In one window of Lewinella sp. 4G2 DNA:
- a CDS encoding LexA family transcriptional regulator gives MNNVVSQRFIKCHNKLREDKTVRSSRAFALSLEYLPQSLSEILKGRRDVTIELLRKAIAKYKINPVYIMTGDGPMFMTDETNKSFRVLSTIRTTQDEELIVHVPQPAQSSYANDLGDPSFIQELPAYSLPDYKYKVGTHRSFDVPGDSMEPTLFEGDKVVCSFLEPTLWASGIKDNFAYVIVTRSDVVVRRVKNLIEESKELELLPENKFYEPNRVSLAELREIWYVRARITPFLPSPQNVQRYAHDEMSQLKETVLKQSQMLNNLTTAVDKLSRK, from the coding sequence ATGAATAATGTCGTCTCGCAGCGCTTCATCAAATGCCACAACAAACTGCGGGAAGACAAAACGGTACGGAGTAGTCGAGCTTTTGCTTTGTCGCTGGAGTACCTACCACAGTCTCTCTCAGAAATACTGAAGGGCCGGCGCGACGTAACCATCGAACTACTACGTAAGGCGATCGCCAAGTACAAGATCAACCCCGTTTACATCATGACCGGTGACGGACCGATGTTCATGACCGACGAAACCAACAAGAGTTTCCGAGTGCTCAGTACCATACGTACAACCCAGGATGAAGAACTGATCGTACACGTCCCTCAACCCGCCCAATCAAGCTACGCGAATGATTTGGGAGACCCCTCTTTCATTCAGGAACTCCCCGCCTACAGCCTTCCGGATTACAAGTACAAAGTGGGTACGCACCGAAGTTTTGACGTACCCGGTGATAGCATGGAACCAACGCTGTTTGAGGGCGATAAGGTGGTCTGCTCCTTCCTCGAACCGACGCTCTGGGCCTCGGGCATCAAGGACAACTTTGCCTACGTCATTGTCACCCGCAGCGATGTGGTCGTCCGGCGCGTCAAAAACCTGATCGAGGAGAGCAAGGAATTGGAGTTGCTTCCCGAGAACAAGTTTTACGAGCCCAACCGGGTTAGCCTGGCGGAACTACGGGAGATCTGGTACGTCCGAGCGCGGATCACCCCCTTCCTCCCCTCCCCCCAAAACGTACAGCGTTACGCGCACGATGAGATGAGCCAACTGAAGGAAACGGTCCTCAAGCAGAGCCAGATGCTGAATAATTTGACTACGGCGGTGGATAAGTTGTCTCGGAAGTAG
- a CDS encoding endonuclease/exonuclease/phosphatase family protein — protein sequence MTFILGVSALCWVLATDVTLIGWNTAVGILLSTATLYQAYRILPYTKLWSTQSRNAQHREHDEKHLRLMVCNVLQTNEQSDKVIALVQKHQPDMLVTLETNGWWEAQLDKAILSDYPHKVAVPLENLYGIHLYSKLELIDPEITYRITEDIPGINTSIKLGCGHEVFMYFVHPMPPSPTEAYASTGRDAELALVGKQVKEHGGTSIVAGDLNDVAWSHSTRLFQRLSGLLDPRIGRGLFATFHAEYWLARWPLDHLFHTPDLALVSLQRLPYVGSDHFPILVELSYEPQENEEEGPTADQEDHDEADETIAKAKKKEEDTVASAVEG from the coding sequence TTGACCTTCATCCTTGGCGTCAGTGCCCTGTGCTGGGTCCTGGCCACGGACGTAACGTTGATTGGCTGGAACACGGCCGTCGGAATCTTGCTGTCCACGGCAACACTATATCAAGCCTACCGAATACTTCCCTACACGAAGTTATGGTCCACCCAGAGCCGTAACGCTCAGCACCGGGAACACGATGAGAAGCACCTGCGCCTAATGGTTTGTAATGTGTTACAAACCAATGAGCAATCAGACAAAGTCATCGCGCTGGTGCAGAAACACCAACCGGATATGTTGGTGACGCTAGAGACCAACGGCTGGTGGGAAGCACAACTCGACAAAGCGATCCTCTCGGACTACCCTCACAAAGTGGCCGTACCACTGGAGAATTTATATGGCATCCACCTCTACTCCAAACTTGAATTAATCGATCCCGAAATCACCTACCGGATTACGGAAGACATCCCCGGTATCAATACCAGCATAAAGCTGGGGTGTGGTCACGAGGTATTTATGTATTTCGTTCACCCAATGCCACCGTCGCCAACGGAAGCATACGCTTCGACCGGCAGGGACGCGGAACTGGCCCTGGTGGGTAAGCAAGTAAAGGAGCATGGGGGTACTTCAATCGTAGCCGGCGACTTGAACGACGTTGCCTGGTCCCACTCTACCCGCCTGTTTCAACGTCTGAGTGGCTTGCTAGACCCGAGAATCGGCCGCGGCCTCTTCGCTACCTTCCACGCCGAATATTGGCTGGCGCGCTGGCCACTGGATCACCTCTTCCATACGCCGGACCTGGCCCTGGTATCCTTGCAACGACTGCCCTACGTAGGCAGCGATCACTTCCCGATCCTGGTAGAATTAAGCTACGAGCCGCAGGAAAACGAAGAGGAGGGGCCGACGGCTGATCAGGAAGATCACGACGAGGCTGATGAAACCATCGCTAAAGCCAAGAAAAAAGAAGAAGACACGGTCGCTTCAGCAGTAGAAGGATAA
- a CDS encoding MBL fold metallo-hydrolase codes for MQVSTIDLQFLGEEAAIASFAVQDDAGYTLVECGPFASHERLLAGLEEAGISPDDVHTLLLTHIHFDHAGAAWWWANRGVKVYVHPRGLKHMIDPTRLYNSAARIYGEANMERLWGKMEQIEPNRIAAVADREQLSIGGNNWTAHHTPGHASHHIAWQVGDIVFTGDVGGVMIKGGPVVPPCPPPDIDVVAWDASLDRLASLNANAFYLTHYGKVSPEGHLEALGKRLHSYVDWIAERKTPTTKTEDLVPGFTKMLEEELRSEGVEEAVIGAYRAANPPYMSVAGIVRWLDSL; via the coding sequence ATGCAGGTAAGTACGATTGATCTCCAATTTTTGGGAGAGGAAGCTGCCATCGCCAGTTTTGCCGTCCAGGACGACGCTGGTTACACCCTCGTTGAATGTGGCCCCTTCGCCAGCCACGAGCGCCTGCTTGCCGGACTAGAGGAAGCCGGAATAAGCCCCGACGATGTACATACGCTATTGCTGACCCACATCCACTTCGATCACGCTGGGGCCGCCTGGTGGTGGGCCAATCGTGGCGTAAAGGTCTACGTTCACCCCCGGGGTCTCAAGCACATGATTGACCCTACGCGCTTATACAATTCCGCTGCCCGGATCTACGGTGAAGCCAACATGGAACGCCTCTGGGGCAAGATGGAGCAAATTGAGCCGAATCGCATTGCTGCGGTTGCCGATCGCGAGCAACTCAGTATTGGCGGCAATAATTGGACTGCTCATCATACCCCTGGGCACGCCTCTCACCACATCGCGTGGCAAGTCGGAGACATTGTCTTTACGGGAGACGTCGGAGGTGTGATGATCAAAGGAGGCCCGGTAGTTCCCCCCTGTCCTCCACCGGATATCGACGTCGTAGCGTGGGATGCTTCACTGGATCGCCTGGCCTCCCTGAATGCGAATGCCTTTTACTTAACCCACTACGGCAAAGTCAGTCCCGAAGGCCACCTCGAAGCGCTCGGGAAAAGGCTGCATAGCTACGTCGATTGGATTGCAGAGAGAAAAACACCAACAACGAAGACGGAAGACCTCGTCCCAGGTTTCACTAAGATGCTGGAAGAGGAGCTTCGATCCGAAGGGGTAGAGGAAGCAGTGATTGGTGCTTACCGGGCGGCGAACCCGCCGTATATGAGTGTGGCGGGGATAGTTAGGTGGCTAGATAGTCTATAG
- the folE gene encoding GTP cyclohydrolase I FolE, with translation MPFSKDLKYDPAITEALAENYTSIIEGAGEDVNREGLLKTPERASKAMQFLTQGYEQDAEAILKGAMFAEDYSEMVIVKNIEFYSLCEHHLLPFFGKAHIAYIPEGYIVGLSKIPRVVDVFARRFQVQERLTDQILNSIQKTLNPMGVAVVIEAQHMCMMMRGVQKQASVTTTSAFTGAFKSERTRNEFLKLITSDLT, from the coding sequence ATGCCCTTTAGCAAAGATTTAAAGTACGACCCCGCCATTACCGAAGCGCTGGCCGAGAATTACACCTCCATCATCGAAGGGGCCGGCGAAGACGTAAACCGCGAAGGATTGCTCAAGACCCCGGAACGGGCATCTAAAGCGATGCAGTTTCTCACCCAGGGCTACGAGCAGGACGCGGAAGCCATTCTCAAGGGCGCCATGTTCGCGGAGGATTACTCGGAGATGGTCATCGTTAAGAATATCGAGTTCTACAGCCTCTGTGAACACCACCTACTCCCCTTCTTCGGGAAGGCCCACATCGCCTACATTCCTGAAGGCTACATCGTTGGCCTCAGTAAGATCCCGCGTGTAGTTGACGTATTCGCCCGCCGCTTCCAGGTGCAGGAACGCTTAACGGATCAGATCCTGAACTCCATCCAAAAGACCCTCAACCCAATGGGCGTCGCCGTAGTCATTGAAGCCCAACACATGTGCATGATGATGCGCGGCGTGCAAAAGCAGGCTTCTGTCACCACGACCTCCGCTTTTACTGGAGCCTTCAAAAGCGAGCGTACGCGGAACGAGTTCCTAAAGTTGATCACGAGCGATTTGACGTAG
- a CDS encoding 6-carboxytetrahydropterin synthase: protein MVYLTRRVTFNAAHKLHVEGWSEEKNRSIFGKCSNKNWHGHNYELFVTVKGQPDPLTGFVLDAKALRDLIKKEVTDDLDHSNLNLDVDWMPKDVQPTTENIAIRIFERIEAQVNELGAQLYSVRLHETENIYAEYFGPNGK, encoded by the coding sequence ATGGTATATTTAACCCGCCGCGTAACCTTTAACGCGGCTCACAAACTTCACGTCGAGGGGTGGTCCGAAGAGAAGAACCGTTCCATATTTGGCAAGTGTTCCAATAAGAATTGGCATGGCCACAATTACGAGCTGTTCGTCACCGTAAAGGGCCAACCTGACCCGCTTACTGGTTTTGTTCTGGATGCCAAGGCGCTGCGTGATCTGATTAAAAAAGAGGTGACGGATGATCTTGACCACTCCAATTTGAATCTCGACGTAGACTGGATGCCGAAAGATGTGCAGCCCACCACGGAGAACATTGCCATCAGAATTTTTGAGCGGATCGAAGCCCAAGTCAATGAACTAGGCGCTCAGTTGTACTCCGTTCGCCTCCACGAAACCGAAAACATTTACGCCGAATATTTTGGCCCCAACGGAAAGTAA
- a CDS encoding dynamin family protein — protein MTPLLDADLQATRARLEEIIKNLHELTLRIGHEEMANTVSDLRNRIFEPFMFVIVGEVKAGKSSFVNALLDTGQEIAKAAPQPMTDTIQQIIYGEEHREVMVNPFLKKIFLPVEILKEIAIVDTPGTNTIVEHHQEITEQFIPASDLIVFVFEAKNPYRQSAWDFFKYIHGDWRKKTIFVLQQKDLASENELTTNLGGVAEKAIKEGIEAPKVFAVSAKLEQEKTGDSGFGPLREYISQNITGGKAPRLKLGNSIITAETINEKIADGLLLRRRQFEADTEFRREIEETLTEQTAQSKKQVDLMVENILLTYDNITRTRLEELRSGLSMFGLVKRSFASTFGSTPNAEDWLSNLASGLEEELNGKLKARLNENVVDLAESIQQMVKMIDLKIRNSETILKNDHELFSDIAERRENVLRDLQDQFNRFVSNTENFTDESIFADRGNLTPNIAAGGGIAALGVILATVTTGSVFDITGGILTTVGLLFAGFSTRGKRRRIVDGFEAEIAVGRNKLSAELEDKLKAYIESLRKKIEANFGRFDENLKREENTLLILEGSHQEIREELTVMGAAMK, from the coding sequence ATGACCCCACTATTAGATGCCGATCTACAGGCGACGCGGGCCAGGCTCGAAGAGATCATCAAGAACCTCCACGAACTGACGCTACGTATCGGTCACGAGGAAATGGCAAACACGGTGAGCGATCTCCGCAACCGCATCTTCGAACCCTTCATGTTCGTCATCGTGGGGGAAGTGAAAGCCGGCAAATCCAGCTTCGTCAACGCCCTCCTGGATACCGGGCAAGAAATAGCCAAGGCCGCCCCCCAACCGATGACGGATACGATCCAGCAAATCATCTATGGCGAGGAACACCGGGAAGTGATGGTCAATCCCTTTCTGAAGAAGATCTTTCTACCGGTGGAAATCCTCAAGGAAATAGCCATTGTCGATACGCCGGGGACCAACACGATCGTCGAGCACCACCAGGAGATTACCGAGCAATTTATCCCGGCCAGCGATCTGATCGTTTTTGTGTTTGAAGCCAAGAATCCGTACCGCCAATCGGCTTGGGATTTCTTCAAATACATCCACGGAGACTGGCGCAAGAAGACCATCTTCGTCCTCCAGCAAAAAGATTTGGCTAGCGAGAACGAACTCACGACCAATCTCGGCGGCGTTGCAGAAAAGGCCATCAAGGAAGGCATCGAGGCCCCGAAGGTTTTCGCCGTCAGCGCCAAGCTAGAGCAAGAGAAAACTGGTGACAGCGGATTTGGGCCCCTGCGTGAGTACATCAGCCAAAACATCACCGGAGGTAAGGCACCACGCCTGAAACTCGGGAATAGCATCATCACCGCCGAGACCATCAACGAAAAGATCGCGGATGGTCTGCTCCTGCGTCGCCGCCAGTTCGAAGCGGATACGGAGTTCCGCCGTGAGATTGAGGAAACGCTAACGGAGCAAACGGCCCAGAGCAAAAAGCAGGTTGATCTGATGGTCGAGAACATCCTCCTTACTTACGATAACATTACCCGTACGCGGTTGGAGGAACTTCGTAGCGGCCTCTCGATGTTTGGCCTGGTCAAACGCAGTTTCGCCTCCACCTTCGGCTCTACCCCTAACGCAGAAGATTGGTTGAGCAACCTGGCCAGTGGATTAGAAGAAGAACTCAACGGCAAGCTAAAGGCCCGCCTCAACGAAAACGTGGTAGACCTAGCCGAGTCTATTCAGCAGATGGTCAAGATGATTGACCTGAAGATCCGCAATAGCGAGACCATCCTCAAAAATGACCACGAACTGTTTTCCGACATCGCCGAGCGTAGAGAAAACGTACTGCGGGACTTGCAGGACCAATTCAACCGCTTCGTCAGCAACACGGAGAATTTCACGGATGAATCCATCTTCGCCGACCGTGGCAATCTGACACCCAATATCGCTGCGGGTGGTGGGATTGCGGCGCTTGGCGTCATCCTCGCTACAGTTACCACAGGCTCGGTTTTTGACATCACCGGCGGGATCCTGACCACCGTGGGCCTGCTGTTCGCCGGCTTCAGCACCCGCGGTAAGCGCCGCCGCATCGTGGACGGTTTCGAAGCGGAGATCGCCGTCGGCCGCAACAAACTCTCCGCTGAGCTGGAAGACAAGCTCAAAGCCTACATCGAATCCCTCCGTAAAAAGATCGAAGCCAACTTCGGCCGTTTCGACGAAAACCTGAAGCGGGAGGAGAATACGTTGCTCATTCTTGAAGGCAGCCACCAGGAAATTCGGGAGGAGTTGACGGTTATGGGGGCAGCGATGAAGTAG
- a CDS encoding WbqC family protein — protein sequence MPLITPTAYFPPAHWFVAAAKAGEWQLEAHENYQRKGFRNRAQIAGPNGLLYLSVPLQKGKNQRMPIREVSVGTEDDWRREHVASIRAAYGRAPFYEYYADPILQAITAASDNLFELNYELIQLIIDGLGMNIKLHKTANFQALPRTQNLPRLAPYQQVFTDRHGFRSDLSILDALFCLGPSLTTHPTLIQDTNDMHEGAAAGAVQGPNKTNLTPRTTS from the coding sequence ATGCCACTAATCACCCCGACGGCTTATTTCCCCCCGGCCCACTGGTTTGTCGCCGCAGCCAAAGCGGGTGAATGGCAGCTGGAAGCTCACGAAAATTACCAGCGGAAGGGGTTTCGCAACCGGGCGCAAATTGCGGGGCCAAACGGGCTCCTTTACCTGTCCGTGCCTCTACAAAAAGGCAAGAACCAGCGCATGCCAATTCGCGAAGTAAGCGTGGGTACCGAAGATGATTGGCGGCGGGAACACGTAGCCTCCATTCGTGCAGCTTACGGGCGAGCGCCTTTTTATGAATACTACGCCGACCCGATCCTCCAAGCCATTACCGCCGCAAGCGATAATCTCTTTGAGCTAAATTATGAACTGATTCAGCTCATTATTGACGGTTTGGGCATGAACATTAAGCTCCACAAAACCGCCAACTTTCAAGCCCTTCCTCGTACCCAAAATCTACCCCGCCTCGCGCCGTACCAACAAGTCTTTACGGATCGCCATGGCTTCCGCAGCGACCTGTCAATTCTAGACGCACTCTTCTGCCTCGGGCCAAGCCTGACCACGCACCCTACTCTGATCCAGGATACGAACGACATGCACGAGGGCGCTGCCGCAGGTGCGGTGCAAGGACCGAATAAGACCAACCTCACACCAAGGACGACCAGCTAA
- a CDS encoding YqgE/AlgH family protein codes for MSQQLRTGTILLAEPFMLDGNFKRSTVLLVDHSHDGSVGFILNRKMELSVTELVDDLEDFDAPVYFGGPVGSDTVHYLHCKGDLIEGADEISRGVYWGGDYEKLKTLINNKLITPNDIRFYVGYSGWSENQLEEEMEIGSWVTAQMDANYLFKTSPDELWKKIMSDKGHNFSVIAEIEDSPNYN; via the coding sequence ATGTCCCAGCAACTCCGAACCGGCACGATTCTGCTCGCTGAACCATTCATGTTAGACGGTAATTTTAAGCGCTCCACCGTGCTGCTGGTGGACCACAGCCACGACGGTAGCGTAGGATTCATCCTGAATCGCAAAATGGAGCTCTCCGTAACCGAACTCGTGGATGATCTGGAAGACTTTGACGCCCCCGTTTACTTTGGCGGACCAGTTGGCTCCGACACCGTTCATTACCTCCACTGTAAGGGTGATTTGATTGAAGGAGCCGATGAGATATCTCGCGGCGTATATTGGGGTGGTGACTACGAGAAACTTAAAACGCTCATCAACAACAAGTTGATAACGCCGAATGACATACGTTTCTACGTCGGTTACAGTGGCTGGAGCGAAAACCAACTAGAGGAAGAAATGGAGATTGGTAGTTGGGTAACCGCACAGATGGACGCCAACTACCTCTTCAAAACTAGTCCGGATGAGCTCTGGAAAAAAATCATGAGCGACAAGGGACATAATTTCAGCGTAATCGCCGAAATTGAGGACAGCCCTAATTATAACTAA